One part of the Streptomyces lienomycini genome encodes these proteins:
- a CDS encoding SUKH-4 family immunity protein, with the protein MHAVTGGTTITRGAAAAVRTEAPSLLTRVRLATTVEDPSWTRGASRRPQGSGERPSLWNTSTLMSCLLLAVSHRAEPGTSRDLPPRFLDREFGRHRVTRFEDIDFPRTLTHEPTRRFLRETGLPEDARPFRLDTDDLPLPTLAEYGEDHPEHPVPADAEHLVRLGRLADGAHVAVDGTTGTVLTWRTPDGTLHPLMSDVSALALTLWALRRTTLLETVVGFEPT; encoded by the coding sequence ATGCACGCGGTCACCGGCGGTACGACGATCACGCGGGGCGCGGCGGCGGCCGTCCGGACGGAGGCTCCCTCGCTGCTGACCCGGGTCCGCCTCGCCACGACGGTGGAGGACCCGTCGTGGACGCGCGGCGCGTCCCGGCGGCCCCAGGGGAGCGGCGAGCGGCCGTCGCTGTGGAACACGTCCACCCTGATGAGCTGCCTGCTCCTGGCGGTGAGCCACCGCGCGGAGCCGGGGACCTCCCGGGACCTGCCGCCCCGCTTCCTGGACCGGGAGTTCGGCCGTCACCGGGTGACGCGCTTCGAGGACATCGACTTCCCGAGGACCCTCACCCACGAGCCCACCCGCCGCTTCCTGCGCGAGACGGGCCTGCCCGAGGACGCCCGCCCCTTCCGCCTCGACACGGACGACCTGCCGCTCCCGACCCTGGCGGAGTACGGCGAGGACCACCCCGAACACCCGGTCCCGGCGGACGCAGAGCACCTGGTCCGCCTGGGACGCCTCGCGGACGGCGCCCACGTCGCCGTCGACGGCACGACAGGCACCGTCCTGACCTGGCGGACACCCGACGGCACCCTCCACCCCCTGATGTCGGACGTCTCCGCCCTCGCCCTCACCCTGTGGGCGCTGCGCCGCACGACGCTGCTGGAGACCGTGGTGGGATTCGAACCCACGTAA
- a CDS encoding xanthine dehydrogenase family protein molybdopterin-binding subunit, protein MSNDAATAEAEGTAEAATPVPEPIPHGLGASLPPADARAKTEGTFPYAADLWAEGLLWAAVLRSPHPHARIVSIDTTHAREMPGVRAVVTHEDVPGTPLHGRGGRADRPVFASDVVRHHGEPLAAVAADHPDTARMAAAAVIVEYEVLDPVTEPEQAFEAEPLHPDGNLIRHIPLRHGDPEAAGEVVVEGLYRIGRQDPAPIGAEAGLAVPRPDGGVELYLASTDPHGDRDIAAACYGLPPEQVKIVVTGVPGATADREDQGFQLPLGLLALRTGCPVKLTATREESFLGHTHRHPTLLRYRHHADVEGRIVKVEAQILLDAGAYADTSSDALAAAVSFACGPYVVPNAFIEGWAVRTNNPPSGHVRGEGAMQVCAAYEAQMDKVAKKLGLDPAEVRLRNVLATGDVLPTGQTVTCPAPVAELLQAVRDFPLPALPKDTPEDEWLLPGGPEGAGEPGAVRRGVGYGIGMVHMLGAEGADEVSTATVKVQDGVATVLCAAVETGQGFTTLARQIVQDTLGVDEVQVAPVDTDQPPAGPGCRGRHTWVSGGAVERAAKMVRTQLLQPLAHQFGMSTELLQIADGKITSYDGVLSTTVAEALEGKELWATAQCRPHPTEPLDEAGQGDAFVGMAFCAIRAVVDVDIEIGSVRVVELAVAQDVGRVLNPAQLTARIEAGVTQGVGIALTENLRTPRGLVRHPDLTGYALPTALDTPDIRIVKLVEERDVVAPFGAKAVSAVPVVASPAAVASAVRAATGRPVNRLPIRPQAAVVTGN, encoded by the coding sequence GTGAGCAACGACGCCGCGACTGCGGAGGCCGAGGGGACCGCCGAGGCGGCCACCCCCGTGCCCGAACCGATCCCGCACGGCCTCGGCGCGTCGCTGCCGCCCGCCGACGCCCGCGCCAAGACCGAGGGCACCTTCCCCTACGCCGCCGACCTGTGGGCCGAGGGCCTGCTGTGGGCGGCTGTGCTGCGCTCACCGCACCCGCACGCGCGCATCGTCTCCATCGACACCACCCACGCGCGCGAGATGCCCGGCGTACGGGCGGTCGTCACGCACGAGGACGTGCCCGGCACCCCGCTGCACGGCCGCGGCGGCCGCGCCGACCGGCCGGTGTTCGCCTCCGACGTCGTACGCCACCACGGCGAGCCGCTCGCCGCCGTCGCCGCCGACCATCCGGACACCGCGCGGATGGCGGCCGCCGCCGTCATCGTCGAGTACGAGGTGCTCGATCCGGTGACCGAGCCGGAGCAGGCATTCGAGGCCGAGCCGCTGCACCCCGACGGCAACCTGATCCGGCACATCCCGCTGCGCCACGGCGACCCGGAGGCGGCCGGCGAGGTCGTCGTCGAGGGCCTGTACCGCATCGGCCGTCAGGACCCGGCGCCCATAGGGGCCGAGGCCGGTCTGGCCGTACCGCGTCCCGACGGCGGCGTGGAGCTGTACCTGGCCTCCACCGACCCGCACGGCGACCGCGACATCGCCGCCGCCTGCTACGGTCTGCCCCCCGAACAGGTGAAGATCGTCGTCACCGGGGTGCCTGGGGCCACCGCCGACCGCGAGGACCAGGGCTTCCAGCTGCCGCTCGGCCTGCTGGCGCTCAGGACCGGCTGCCCGGTGAAACTGACCGCCACGCGCGAGGAGTCCTTCCTCGGGCACACCCACCGCCACCCCACCCTCCTGCGCTACCGCCACCACGCGGACGTCGAGGGCCGGATCGTGAAGGTCGAGGCGCAGATCCTGCTCGACGCGGGCGCCTACGCGGACACCTCCTCGGACGCCCTGGCCGCCGCGGTGTCCTTCGCCTGCGGCCCGTACGTCGTCCCGAACGCCTTCATCGAGGGCTGGGCGGTGCGCACCAACAACCCGCCCTCCGGCCATGTGCGCGGCGAGGGCGCCATGCAGGTGTGCGCCGCGTACGAGGCGCAGATGGACAAGGTCGCCAAGAAACTCGGCCTCGACCCGGCCGAGGTGCGCCTGCGCAACGTCCTGGCCACCGGCGACGTGCTCCCCACCGGCCAGACGGTCACCTGCCCGGCCCCCGTCGCCGAACTCCTCCAGGCGGTCCGCGACTTTCCGCTTCCCGCGCTGCCCAAGGACACGCCCGAGGACGAGTGGCTGCTGCCCGGCGGCCCCGAGGGCGCGGGCGAACCGGGCGCGGTGCGCCGGGGCGTGGGCTACGGCATCGGCATGGTGCACATGCTGGGCGCCGAGGGCGCCGACGAGGTCTCCACGGCCACCGTGAAGGTCCAGGACGGCGTGGCGACGGTGCTGTGCGCGGCCGTCGAGACCGGCCAGGGCTTCACCACCCTGGCCCGGCAGATCGTGCAGGACACCCTCGGCGTCGACGAGGTGCAGGTGGCGCCCGTCGACACCGACCAGCCCCCGGCCGGTCCGGGCTGCCGCGGCCGCCACACCTGGGTCTCGGGCGGCGCGGTGGAGCGCGCGGCCAAGATGGTCCGCACCCAGCTCCTCCAGCCGCTCGCCCACCAGTTCGGCATGTCGACCGAGCTGCTCCAGATCGCCGACGGCAAGATCACCTCGTACGACGGTGTGCTGTCGACGACGGTCGCCGAGGCGCTGGAGGGCAAGGAGCTGTGGGCCACCGCCCAGTGCCGCCCGCACCCCACCGAGCCGCTCGACGAGGCCGGGCAGGGCGACGCGTTCGTCGGCATGGCCTTCTGCGCGATCCGCGCGGTGGTCGACGTCGACATCGAGATCGGCTCGGTCCGAGTCGTGGAACTGGCCGTCGCCCAGGACGTGGGCCGCGTCCTGAACCCGGCCCAGCTGACCGCCCGGATCGAGGCGGGCGTCACCCAGGGCGTCGGCATCGCCCTGACGGAGAACCTGCGCACCCCCCGCGGCCTGGTCCGCCACCCCGACCTCACCGGCTACGCCCTGCCGACGGCACTCGACACCCCCGACATCCGGATCGTGAAGCTCGTCGAGGAACGCGACGTGGTCGCCCCCTTCGGCGCCAAGGCCGTCAGCGCGGTCCCGGTGGTGGCCTCCCCGGCGGCCGTCGCCTCCGCCGTACGCGCGGCCACCGGACGCCCGGTCAACCGCCTCCCGATCCGCCCCCAGGCCGCGGTGGTGACCGGGAACTGA
- a CDS encoding (2Fe-2S)-binding protein: MTDDQHDDRHGDRGGGPYGDQYGERYGDQYDDQYGDQRRDRHAEGTPPSGGRWDPLPQGDYDDGATAFVKLPEGGVDALLASSDSPLAAPGHGYVPPQITVAPATGTDPAATGSWTMPSAPSAPVDGAQWHVPDAGPEPAAHPGYAEYAQQDPYGGAAPYDTGAGQGDRFTYRPGATGQWDFSQAEAEAEAEAAAARGAVPGQDVTGQWSIPVADGDLPDESGEFTTSSLAEQWGGGAAPATLPGGAPAPWATQPAGQPWGDPAVEPDARPEGQPAETPPVPGPAVGPYGQHPHTEPAVGPAPGTPPAGRTAPDATDVPGDPEEAPEGPAEAAPDPAEDTGAASVPEAAERPVTDSAPAVTRESAPQPEPHPGQDPDATGHDPHATAPRADVADTASVSESAATPEPDATPETAAAAETAEATAESAETSEPVESVETSESADPALPQEPSAAGPHEEHPLASYVLRVNGTDRPVTDAWIGESLLYVLRERLGLAGAKDGCSQGECGACNVQVDGRLVASCLVPAVTSAGSEVRTVEGLATDGRPSDVQRALARRGAVQCGFCVPGMAMTVHNLLEGNPAPTELEARQALCGNLCRCSGYRGVLEAVKEVVAEREAHADTDAQGGAGPDEPRIPHQAGPGAGGVNPSAFESQPPPGTPDATAPHDQPYGDHGQDGGHA, from the coding sequence GTGACCGACGACCAGCACGACGACCGGCATGGCGACCGGGGCGGTGGCCCGTACGGGGACCAGTACGGCGAGCGGTACGGGGACCAGTACGACGACCAGTACGGCGATCAGCGCCGGGACCGGCACGCGGAGGGCACGCCCCCGAGCGGCGGACGCTGGGACCCGCTGCCCCAGGGCGACTACGACGACGGTGCCACCGCCTTCGTGAAGCTCCCCGAGGGCGGCGTGGACGCGCTCCTCGCCTCCTCCGACAGCCCGCTCGCCGCGCCCGGACACGGCTACGTGCCGCCCCAGATCACGGTCGCGCCAGCCACCGGCACCGACCCGGCCGCCACCGGCTCCTGGACGATGCCGTCGGCACCGTCCGCGCCCGTGGACGGCGCCCAGTGGCACGTCCCGGACGCGGGGCCGGAGCCCGCCGCCCACCCGGGATACGCCGAGTACGCCCAGCAGGACCCGTACGGCGGGGCCGCGCCCTACGACACCGGCGCCGGACAGGGCGACCGGTTCACCTACCGGCCCGGGGCGACCGGGCAGTGGGACTTCTCCCAGGCCGAGGCGGAGGCGGAGGCGGAGGCCGCGGCGGCCCGGGGTGCCGTGCCCGGCCAGGACGTGACCGGGCAGTGGTCCATCCCCGTCGCCGACGGTGATCTGCCGGACGAGTCGGGCGAGTTCACGACCTCGTCGCTGGCCGAGCAGTGGGGCGGCGGCGCCGCGCCCGCCACCCTGCCCGGCGGTGCCCCCGCCCCCTGGGCGACGCAGCCGGCCGGACAGCCCTGGGGCGACCCGGCGGTGGAGCCCGACGCGAGGCCCGAAGGGCAGCCGGCCGAGACGCCGCCCGTCCCCGGACCCGCAGTCGGCCCGTACGGGCAACACCCGCACACCGAACCGGCCGTGGGACCCGCCCCCGGAACTCCACCGGCCGGCAGGACCGCGCCCGACGCGACCGACGTGCCCGGCGACCCCGAGGAAGCCCCTGAGGGCCCCGCCGAAGCCGCGCCGGACCCCGCGGAGGACACGGGGGCCGCATCCGTACCGGAGGCCGCCGAGCGGCCCGTGACGGACTCGGCACCGGCCGTCACGCGGGAGTCGGCGCCGCAGCCCGAACCACACCCCGGCCAGGACCCCGACGCGACCGGCCACGACCCGCACGCGACGGCCCCCCGGGCGGACGTGGCGGACACAGCCTCCGTGTCCGAATCCGCCGCCACGCCCGAGCCGGACGCCACGCCCGAGACGGCAGCGGCGGCGGAGACGGCCGAGGCGACAGCGGAGTCGGCGGAGACGTCGGAGCCGGTGGAGTCGGTGGAGACGTCGGAGTCGGCCGACCCCGCCCTCCCCCAGGAGCCGTCCGCCGCCGGTCCGCACGAGGAGCACCCCCTCGCCTCGTACGTCCTGCGCGTCAACGGCACCGACCGGCCCGTCACCGACGCCTGGATCGGCGAGTCGCTGCTGTACGTGCTGCGCGAGCGCCTCGGTCTCGCGGGCGCCAAGGACGGCTGCTCGCAGGGCGAGTGCGGCGCCTGCAACGTCCAGGTCGACGGACGGCTCGTCGCCTCCTGCCTGGTCCCGGCCGTGACCTCGGCCGGCAGCGAGGTGCGTACGGTCGAGGGCCTGGCCACCGACGGGCGGCCGTCGGACGTGCAGCGCGCGCTCGCCCGACGCGGCGCGGTGCAGTGCGGCTTCTGCGTGCCCGGCATGGCCATGACCGTGCACAACCTCCTGGAGGGCAACCCGGCCCCCACCGAGCTGGAGGCCCGCCAGGCCCTGTGCGGCAACCTGTGCCGCTGCTCCGGCTACCGGGGCGTCCTGGAGGCCGTCAAGGAGGTCGTCGCCGAACGCGAGGCGCACGCCGACACGGACGCCCAGGGCGGCGCGGGTCCCGACGAACCCCGCATCCCGCACCAGGCGGGGCCGGGCGCGGGCGGCGTCAACCCGTCGGCGTTCGAGTCCCAGCCACCGCCGGGGACGCCGGACGCGACAGCACCGCACGACCAGCCCTACGGTGACCACGGCCAGGACGGAGGCCACGCGTGA
- a CDS encoding FAD binding domain-containing protein, with product MTTHAPQAAQAVTLPTTLDEAVAALAAMPAAVPVAGGTDLMASVNSGQLRPAALVGLGRISEIRGWQYQDGHALLGAGLTHARMGRPDFAALIPALAAAARAAGPPQIRNAGTLGGNIASAAPTGDALPVLAALEATLIIAGPDGLRREMPVSHLLAGMEMLRAGELIGYVRVPLLHAPQVFLKATGRTGPGRATASVALVLDPARRGVRCAVGAIAPMPLRPLEAEQWVASLIDWDNGRTIVPEALHGFGEYVAAACIPDAAPAEDGSVPQLPPAVLHLRRTVAALARRALGRALS from the coding sequence TTGACCACGCACGCACCGCAGGCGGCGCAGGCCGTGACGCTGCCCACGACACTGGACGAGGCCGTGGCGGCGCTCGCCGCGATGCCCGCGGCCGTTCCGGTCGCGGGCGGCACCGACCTGATGGCCTCCGTCAACTCCGGGCAGCTCAGGCCCGCCGCGCTGGTGGGCCTCGGCCGGATCAGCGAGATCCGCGGCTGGCAGTACCAGGACGGGCACGCCCTGCTCGGCGCGGGACTCACCCACGCCCGCATGGGCCGCCCCGACTTCGCCGCGCTCATCCCGGCGCTCGCCGCCGCCGCACGCGCCGCGGGACCGCCGCAGATCCGCAACGCGGGCACCCTGGGCGGCAACATCGCCTCGGCCGCCCCGACCGGGGACGCGCTGCCGGTGCTGGCCGCCCTGGAGGCGACGCTCATCATCGCGGGCCCGGACGGCCTTCGCCGGGAGATGCCGGTCTCGCACCTGCTGGCGGGCATGGAGATGCTCCGCGCGGGCGAGCTGATCGGCTACGTGCGCGTGCCGCTGCTGCACGCGCCGCAGGTCTTCCTGAAGGCGACCGGCCGCACCGGCCCCGGCCGCGCCACGGCCTCCGTGGCGCTGGTCCTCGACCCCGCCCGGCGCGGCGTGCGGTGTGCCGTGGGTGCCATCGCGCCGATGCCGCTGCGGCCCCTGGAGGCCGAGCAGTGGGTGGCCTCGCTCATCGACTGGGACAACGGCCGCACCATCGTCCCCGAGGCGCTGCACGGCTTCGGCGAGTACGTCGCCGCGGCCTGCATCCCCGACGCGGCCCCGGCCGAGGACGGCTCCGTACCGCAGCTCCCGCCCGCCGTACTGCACCTGCGGCGCACCGTCGCCGCGCTGGCCCGACGAGCACTGGGGAGGGCGCTGTCGTGA
- a CDS encoding beta-N-acetylhexosaminidase, with translation MTDVLPQPQHVACHTDAFFDLGPDTGLVAEDGTGRTERWLRATLGAATGLPLAPGANGAGAVRLSLDGELADEGYRLDITPEGVHLTGADPAGLFWGAQTLRQLLGPDAFRRAPLPGRRWRLPLLRVEDAPRFHWRGLMLDVSRHFMPKDGVLRYLDLMAAHKLNVLHFHLTDDQGWRVEIKRHPKLTETGSWRSRTKFGHRASPLWEDKPHGGYYTQEDIREIVAYAAERHITVVPEIDVPGHSQAAIAAYPELGNTDVIDTTALSVWDTWGVNPNVLAPTDAVLRFYEGVFEELLELFPSEFIHVGGDECPKDQWRESATAQARIEELGLADEYELQSWFIQHFDTWLGGRGRRLIGWDEILEGGLAKGAAVSSWRGYAGGIAAARAGHDVVMCPEQQVYLNFREHGGEDEPVPIAFVRTLEDVYRFEPVPAELTPQESAHVIGTQANLWTEVTENQERVDYQLFPRLAAFAEVAWSALPAPADRDYAAFERRMTAHYARLDALGVAYRPPTGPLPWQQRPGVLGRPMDGPPPNM, from the coding sequence GTGACCGACGTTCTTCCCCAGCCACAGCACGTGGCGTGCCACACGGACGCCTTCTTCGACCTCGGCCCGGACACCGGGCTGGTCGCCGAGGACGGCACCGGGCGCACCGAGCGCTGGCTGCGCGCCACGCTGGGCGCCGCCACCGGCCTGCCGCTGGCGCCCGGAGCGAACGGCGCCGGCGCCGTCCGGCTGTCCCTCGACGGTGAACTGGCCGACGAGGGCTACCGCCTCGACATCACGCCGGAGGGCGTGCACCTCACCGGCGCCGACCCGGCCGGACTCTTCTGGGGCGCCCAGACGCTGCGCCAACTGCTCGGCCCGGACGCCTTCCGGCGTGCCCCGCTGCCCGGCCGCCGGTGGCGGCTGCCGCTGCTGCGCGTCGAGGACGCGCCGCGCTTCCACTGGCGGGGCCTGATGCTGGACGTCTCCCGGCACTTCATGCCGAAGGACGGCGTCCTGCGCTACCTGGACCTGATGGCCGCCCACAAACTCAACGTCCTGCACTTCCACCTGACGGACGACCAGGGCTGGCGCGTCGAGATCAAACGCCATCCGAAGCTCACCGAGACCGGCTCCTGGCGGTCGCGCACGAAATTCGGGCACCGCGCCTCGCCGCTGTGGGAGGACAAACCCCACGGCGGTTACTACACCCAGGAGGACATCCGGGAGATCGTCGCCTACGCCGCCGAACGGCACATCACCGTCGTCCCGGAAATCGACGTACCCGGACACTCGCAGGCCGCCATCGCCGCGTATCCGGAACTCGGCAACACGGATGTGATCGACACCACCGCCCTCTCCGTCTGGGACACCTGGGGCGTCAACCCGAACGTACTCGCTCCCACGGACGCCGTGCTGCGGTTCTACGAGGGCGTGTTCGAGGAACTCCTGGAGCTTTTCCCCTCGGAGTTCATCCACGTCGGCGGCGACGAATGCCCCAAGGACCAGTGGCGGGAGTCGGCCACCGCGCAGGCGCGGATCGAGGAACTCGGTCTCGCCGACGAGTACGAACTCCAGTCCTGGTTCATCCAGCACTTCGACACCTGGCTCGGCGGACGCGGGCGCCGGCTCATCGGCTGGGACGAGATCCTGGAGGGCGGACTGGCCAAGGGTGCGGCCGTGTCCTCCTGGCGCGGTTACGCGGGCGGGATCGCCGCCGCACGCGCGGGGCACGACGTGGTGATGTGCCCCGAGCAGCAGGTGTACCTCAACTTCCGGGAGCACGGGGGCGAGGACGAACCCGTGCCGATCGCCTTCGTGCGCACCCTGGAGGACGTCTACCGGTTCGAACCGGTTCCGGCGGAACTGACCCCGCAGGAGTCCGCACACGTGATCGGCACCCAGGCGAACCTGTGGACCGAGGTGACGGAGAACCAGGAACGGGTGGACTACCAGCTGTTCCCGAGGCTCGCCGCCTTCGCCGAGGTCGCCTGGAGCGCCCTGCCGGCCCCGGCCGACCGGGACTACGCGGCCTTCGAGCGGCGGATGACCGCCCACTACGCGCGACTCGACGCCCTGGGCGTCGCCTACCGCCCGCCCACCGGCCCCCTGCCCTGGCAGCAGCGGCCCGGTGTGCTCGGCCGGCCGATGGACGGGCCGCCGCCGAACATGTGA
- a CDS encoding carbohydrate ABC transporter permease codes for MNLPRARVRRPWRLAAEVSALLIAVVVAFPLYWMVLSAFKPAGEIESSEPRPWTLTPTLDSFRRVFGQQEFGRYFLNSLLVAGTVVIASALIAFLAATAVTRFRFRFRTTLLIMFLVAQMVPVEALTIPLFFLMRDFGQLNTLGSLILPHIAFSLPFAIWMLRGFVKAVPEALEEAAYIDGASRSRFLWQILFPLVFPGLVATSVFSFISTWNDFLFAKSFIISDTSQSTLPMALLVFYKPDDPDWGGVMAASTVMTIPVLVFFVLVQRRLVSGLGGAVKD; via the coding sequence GTGAATCTTCCGCGCGCGCGGGTGCGCCGTCCGTGGCGGCTCGCGGCCGAGGTGTCCGCGCTGCTGATCGCCGTCGTCGTCGCCTTCCCGCTGTACTGGATGGTGCTGAGCGCCTTCAAACCGGCCGGGGAGATCGAGTCGAGCGAGCCCCGGCCCTGGACACTGACGCCCACACTGGATTCCTTCCGGCGCGTCTTCGGGCAACAGGAATTCGGCCGGTACTTTCTCAACAGCCTGCTCGTGGCGGGTACCGTCGTGATCGCGTCGGCGCTGATCGCGTTCCTCGCGGCGACCGCGGTGACACGATTCCGGTTCCGATTCCGGACCACCCTGCTGATCATGTTCCTGGTGGCCCAGATGGTGCCCGTGGAGGCGCTCACGATCCCGCTGTTCTTCCTCATGCGGGACTTCGGCCAGCTGAACACGCTGGGATCGCTGATCCTGCCCCACATCGCCTTCTCGCTGCCCTTCGCGATCTGGATGCTGCGGGGCTTTGTGAAAGCCGTGCCGGAGGCCCTGGAGGAGGCCGCCTACATCGACGGGGCGAGCCGGTCCCGATTTCTCTGGCAAATCCTCTTCCCGCTGGTCTTCCCCGGGCTGGTGGCCACCAGCGTCTTCTCCTTCATCTCGACCTGGAACGACTTCCTGTTCGCCAAGTCGTTCATCATCAGCGACACCTCCCAGTCGACGCTCCCGATGGCGCTGCTGGTCTTCTACAAACCGGACGATCCCGACTGGGGCGGCGTCATGGCCGCGTCCACGGTGATGACCATTCCGGTGCTGGTCTTCTTCGTACTCGTACAACGACGACTCGTCTCCGGCCTCGGCGGAGCGGTAAAGGACTGA
- a CDS encoding carbohydrate ABC transporter permease: protein MSAAPGSSKGAVRGRVTVRRGLSRSSPRPFGRSSATPWIYLAPALVVLGGLLVYPVYQLGLISFLEYTQAQVSGGEPATFQGFGNYAELFGDGEFWRVLLATVVFAAACVVSTLAVGCALAVLLTRVRALPRLALMLAGLGAWATPAVTGSTVWLLLFDPDFGPVNRMLGLGDHSWTYGRYSAFLLVLLEVVWCSFPFVMVTVYAGIRAVPSEVLEAAALDGASQWRIWRSVLAPMLRPILVVVTIQSVIWDFKVFTQIYVMTNGGGIAGQNMVLNVYAYQKAFASSQYSLGSAIGVVMLLILLAVTLVYLRLLRRQGEEL from the coding sequence ATGAGTGCAGCGCCCGGTAGCTCGAAGGGTGCGGTGCGTGGGCGGGTTACGGTGCGTCGTGGTCTCTCGCGCAGTTCCCCGCGCCCCTTCGGGCGCTCCTCTGCTACCCCCTGGATATATCTCGCCCCCGCTCTTGTCGTCCTCGGTGGGTTGCTCGTCTACCCCGTTTACCAGCTTGGGTTGATCTCCTTCCTGGAGTACACGCAGGCGCAGGTGTCCGGTGGGGAGCCGGCGACCTTCCAGGGGTTCGGGAACTACGCGGAGCTGTTCGGGGACGGCGAGTTCTGGCGGGTGCTGCTCGCCACCGTGGTGTTCGCCGCCGCCTGTGTCGTCTCGACACTGGCCGTCGGGTGTGCGCTCGCCGTGCTGCTCACCCGGGTGCGGGCCCTGCCGCGGCTGGCGCTGATGCTGGCGGGACTGGGTGCGTGGGCGACCCCGGCGGTCACCGGGTCGACGGTCTGGCTGCTGCTGTTCGACCCCGACTTCGGGCCCGTCAACCGCATGCTGGGCCTCGGCGACCACTCGTGGACGTACGGGCGCTACAGCGCCTTCCTGCTCGTCCTGCTCGAAGTGGTCTGGTGCTCCTTCCCGTTCGTCATGGTGACCGTCTACGCCGGAATCCGGGCCGTGCCGTCCGAGGTCCTGGAGGCCGCCGCGCTCGACGGGGCCTCCCAGTGGCGGATCTGGCGCTCGGTGCTCGCGCCGATGCTCCGGCCGATCCTGGTGGTCGTCACCATCCAGTCGGTCATCTGGGACTTCAAGGTCTTCACCCAGATCTACGTCATGACGAACGGCGGCGGCATCGCCGGCCAGAACATGGTCCTGAACGTCTACGCCTACCAGAAGGCCTTCGCGTCCTCGCAGTACAGCCTCGGCTCCGCGATCGGCGTCGTCATGCTGCTGATCCTGCTCGCCGTGACGCTGGTCTACCTGCGGCTGCTGCGCCGCCAGGGGGAGGAGCTGTGA
- a CDS encoding extracellular solute-binding protein — MKLAPRLAVLLAAAVVAATACAPQTSDNSSSGEDEKSGTLRVWLFQEVNNKPKEKAVDAVLAGFEKAHEDTKVTVEYIPVETRAQRIKAAFNDPKSAPDVIEFGNTDTAGYVKDGGLADISKEFAAWDEAKDADPTARQSVTVDGKVYGAPYFVGVRALYYRTDVFDELGLKAPKSLDELASAAQQVRKAEPDLYGIAVGGAYTYGAMPFIWANGGELATGKGGSYASAIDSAAARKGIEAYTSLFGDDNCPAAKCAGMGGNDTVTAFAAGKAAMAIGGDFSHQAVEAGSVKGKYAVVPLPGVEPGSIAPAFAGGNNIGVLKSTSHRTLAVDLMKRLASKEAQGDLFDAMGFLPTFADVRQQVAAKEPFVKPFVDTLAAGTKFVPASPAWATIDSSQVLPTMFQEVVSGKKDVGAAAGDAAKKMDDAFGSAG; from the coding sequence ATGAAGCTCGCCCCCCGCCTGGCCGTACTGCTGGCCGCGGCCGTCGTCGCCGCGACGGCCTGCGCACCCCAGACGTCCGACAACTCCTCCTCCGGCGAGGACGAGAAGAGCGGCACGCTGCGCGTCTGGCTGTTCCAGGAGGTCAACAACAAGCCGAAGGAGAAGGCCGTCGACGCGGTCCTCGCCGGCTTCGAGAAGGCGCACGAGGACACGAAGGTCACCGTGGAGTACATCCCGGTCGAGACCCGCGCCCAGCGCATCAAGGCCGCCTTCAACGACCCGAAGAGCGCGCCCGACGTCATCGAGTTCGGCAACACCGACACCGCCGGGTACGTGAAGGACGGCGGACTGGCCGACATATCGAAGGAGTTCGCGGCCTGGGACGAGGCCAAGGACGCCGACCCCACCGCCCGCCAGTCGGTCACCGTGGACGGAAAGGTCTACGGCGCCCCCTACTTCGTCGGCGTCCGCGCCCTCTACTACCGCACCGACGTCTTCGACGAACTGGGCCTGAAGGCCCCCAAGTCGCTCGACGAACTGGCGTCCGCCGCCCAGCAGGTCCGCAAGGCCGAGCCGGACCTCTACGGCATCGCGGTCGGCGGCGCCTACACCTACGGCGCCATGCCCTTCATCTGGGCCAACGGAGGCGAACTCGCCACCGGCAAGGGCGGCTCGTACGCCTCCGCCATCGACAGCGCCGCCGCCCGCAAGGGCATCGAGGCGTACACCTCCCTCTTCGGGGACGACAACTGCCCCGCCGCCAAGTGCGCCGGCATGGGCGGCAACGACACCGTCACCGCCTTCGCCGCCGGCAAGGCCGCCATGGCCATCGGCGGCGACTTCAGCCACCAGGCCGTGGAGGCCGGCTCGGTGAAGGGCAAGTACGCGGTCGTGCCGCTGCCCGGCGTCGAGCCCGGCTCCATCGCTCCCGCCTTCGCGGGCGGCAACAACATCGGCGTCCTGAAGAGCACCTCGCACCGCACCCTCGCCGTCGACCTGATGAAGCGGCTCGCGTCGAAGGAGGCGCAGGGCGACCTGTTCGACGCGATGGGCTTCCTGCCGACCTTCGCGGACGTACGGCAGCAGGTCGCGGCGAAGGAGCCGTTCGTGAAGCCGTTCGTCGACACGCTCGCCGCGGGCACGAAGTTCGTCCCGGCGTCTCCCGCGTGGGCGACGATCGACTCCTCGCAGGTGCTGCCGACGATGTTCCAGGAGGTGGTCAGCGGCAAGAAGGACGTGGGCGCGGCCGCTGGGGACGCGGCGAAGAAGATGGACGACGCGTTTGGCTCCGCCGGATGA